The DNA window TTTAAAAGCGATTGAGGGTATCACACCCCCGAAGCTTGCCCCGTGGGTTACCAAACACGGGTATCACCTCTACTGCTTGAAATATGATCCCCAAGGATTTGGCGGTAAATCGCGACAGGAATTTGTGAACGCGCTGTCCGCCGAGGGCATCCCGTGCTCTATCGGCTACCGCTCTCCGCTTTCGGAAGAACCCGGAATGGCACACGTCGCGAAGAAATACCCGCACCTCATCCGATCATTGCCGTGTCCAAACGCAGCATCCGTCTGTGAGCAGAGCGTATGGCTTTTCCAGAATCTCTTCCTCAGTTCAGAAACGGATATGGATCAGATTGTGGAAGCTATTGCCAAAATTCATCAGACATGGCGTTAACCTTTCCCTATCACCAAAATTCATCAGACATAGCACTCGTTTTTTCCCTTATGACCTTCTATAGGAGCGGAAAAACTGGACGGGTCTTCAAACGCAGTCGCGAATTAACCTGAAACCTGCCCGAAACGAAGTGGAGAGCAGCCCAGAGGCACATAAATTAAAGAGATGCAATCACGAGTTAACAAACCGCTCCTTGTTTACGATAACGCTTGTGACTTTTGCCGATATTGGGTTGCGCAGTGGCAACACGTTACTGCGGACAGTATCGACTATGCACCCTACCAAGATGTAGCGACACAATTCCCAGGGATACCCCTTTCAGCGTTTGAGAATTCAGTCCAGTTAATACTTCAGGATGGAACCGTTTTAAGTGGGGCAGCAGCTGTCCTACGCGCCTTGAACAACGGTCTGTTGCTCTGGTGTTACTACCGTTTACCCGGCTTCGCGGGCGTATCTGAAGGAATCTACCGTTTCGTTGCCCAGCATCGTCCGTTTTTCTCCGCGATGACGCGATGGTTGTGGGGGACACATACCGAGAGAACAGTGTTTTGTCTTTCGAGATGGCTGTTCCTACGCGGACTCGGTTGTATCTACCTCATCGCTTTTTTGTCCTTGTGGGTTCAGATTCACGGACTCGTTGGGAGCAATGGGATTTTGCCCGCAGCACAGTATCTGGAGGCTGTCCGTGAGCAAATCGGAACAGAAGGCTACTACCTCGTTCCGACCCTGTTCTGGCTGAACGCCTCGGATGTCTGCCTCAATCTCTTGTGTGCTGGTGGTGTGCTCCTGTCATTCGTCTTAATCGCCGGCTTTGTTCCGTCATTCGCCTTAATCGGTCTGTGGACGTTTTATCTGTCGCTTGTGTCAGTGGGACAAGTTTTTCTGAGTTTCCAGTGGGATGTCTTGCTCTTAGAGGCGGGCTTTCTGGCAATCTTCTTTGCTCCGTTGCAACTACGGGAAAGGTTTACACGTGCGTTGCAACCCTCAACAGCGTTTTTATGGCTTTTCCGTTGGCTCCTCTTCCGATTGATGTTTGCCTCTGGGTTCGTTAAACTCGCCAGTGACGAGGTATGGCGAAACCTTACGGCTCTGAATTTTCATTATGAAACACAACCGTTGCCGACATGGTTGGGATGGTATGTGCATCAGTTGCCGGAAGCGTTCCAGAAAGCGTCAGTCATCGGTATGTTCGCGACGGAATTGGTTGTCCCGTTTCTGATTTTCGCGCCGCGACGTTTACGCACCCTTGGGTGTATCGGATTAGTCGGTCTGCAAGTGCTAATCATCTTAACTGGAAACTACTGTTTTTTCAATCTGTTGACAATTGCGCTATGTCTCCTGCTGATTGACGATGCGACGTGGAAAGGGCTGCTCCCAAGACGATTGATGCCGACTATCCGCTTCGTCGAACAGCCGCTTCACCGATATGGACGTGCTGGTATAGCGATCGTCGCAACACTTCTCTTTCTGCTGAGCGGTATCCGCTTCGGTGGGCAGCTTTTCAGAGAGATAAGGTTTCCAGATGTCGCCTGGATCACACCGTTTCGGAGTGTGAATACCTACGGACTCTTTGCAGACATGACGGAATCGCGTCCAGAAATTATCGTTGAAGGTAGCAACGATCGTATCGAATGGAAGACTTACCCGTTTCGGTGGAAACCCGGAGATCTGGCAACTGCACCAAAATGGGTCGCCCCGCATCAACCGCGCCTCGATTGGCAGATGTGGTTTGCTGCCTTACAAGGCAGTTATCAAAGGACACCGTGGTTCCTCAATTTCATGGGAGCATTACTACAAGGCAAGCCTGAGGTGCTACAATTGTTGAGAGAGGATCCGTTCCCGGATAAACCCCCGCGCTATATCCGGGCAACCCTTTACGAGTATCGCTTTACGGATCTCGCAACAAAACGTTCGGAAGGCACGTGGTGGCACCGCGAATGGAAAAGAATTTATTGTCCCGCAATTTCGCTCCGTTAGAACAACTTTCGGTAGCCTGCAACAATACGCAGAGGCACCTGAAAGTCCTAACGTCCCTGACCGAACCGCAAGGAATAATTAAAATATGCCGAGTCAATTATCAGCCGTCGATAAAGAGGTGTTCGTTAAACCTAAACGCGTAGCCCGTAAGCATAGCGGAGGGCGGATCTACGTAAAAGCACTTCAGTTATCAAAGTTACCTGACCGAACCGCAAGGAATAATTAAAGTATGCCGAGTCAATTTTTAACCGTCGCGTTGGAAGCGTCGAAAAACGCTGAAGAAATCATCACCGCTTACTACACCGGAGATGCCATGAAAGTGGAAATGAAAGCTGATGAGACCCCGGTGACGCTCGCCGATAGAGGGGCGGAAAAAATTATCCGAGAAACCATCAAACAGACATTTCCCGACCACGGATTCTTAGGTGAAGAATATGGGATCGAAAAAGGGGATTCCCCTTATGTCTGGATCATCGACCCGATTGATGCCACAAAGAATTATATCCGAAAAATCCCAATCTTCGGCACACAGATTGCCTTGATGAAAGGCGAAGAACTTATCCTTGGTGTTTCTAACGCCCCACTTTTAGATGAACTTCTCTACGCGGAAGTAGGGGGCGGAGCTTTCTTGAACGGCGAACCGATAACCGTGTCCAGCGTGACGCAACCCGAAGACGCGATGGTATGCCACGGTGGCCTGAAGTGGTTCGTAGAAAAAGGCACTTTCCCCGGCATCTACGATTTTATCAACGATGCCGCTCGCACGAGAGGGTTCGGTGATTTCTACATGTATCATCTCGTGGCGTCTGGAAGAGCCGATGCCGTCGTTGAAGCGGCGATCAGTATTTGGGACATCGCGGCGATTACTGTTATCGTAAGGGAAGCAGGTGGAAAAGTGACAGATATACAAGGACAAGCCATCACGACAGATACGAATTCGCTCGTAGCAACGAACGGGATCTTGCATAGCACTGTATTAGACTACTTTAAAGATGCCTAATCGCAGACTTTGATAAATCCACACCTTCAACTGTCAATACGCGGTTCGGTGATGTCTCGTCAAATCAATTTCCGCTACACAAAGTAGGATGCACTTTTTTACGATTACCAAAACCGAACGCCGGTTCGTCTACGTGATTTAACTTGAATATCCCAAGGAGATGTGCTATACTACATATAAGCCTTATAGAGGCGATATGTTTGTGGGAAGGAGAAATAATATAAAATGCACCTTGACTTTCAAAACGTGCTGGATCTGTCTTATGTGGTTGATGAAAAGAGTCCATGCGAGCTGCCGATTGATCCCGCCAAAATTTATGACCAAGCGACGCTGGAAAAGGATGGCTACTTTGAAAGCCGTGTCGATACATCCGGACACTACTCTACGCACATGGATGCCCCCTGCTTAATGTACCCGGGTGGCGCAACTATCGCCGAAATCCCAAAAGAGAAACTGACGGGACACGCGGTGTTGATAGACTTCTCCGCGATTAAGAAACCGAATGACGCTGTGATCGCAGAGGATGTTAAAGCGTGGATAGCCGAAAATGGTGATATACCAGAAGGCAGCATCGTCTTTATGCGGACAGGGATGGATAGATTCGTCTATCAGGACAATTTCAACCGGGAGTGGATCGGCTTCAGTGAAGATGCCGCCGAATTCCTTGTAGAAAAAGGCATTAAGGTCATCGGAACAGATGCATGTAGTATCGACTCGGTGGCAGGACATCCACCCTTGCACGACGGTTTACCGCCAGCGCATCTCGTTTTCCTTGGTGCGGGGATCCCGCATGTTGAGGATTTGTGCAATTTAAGCCAATTGCCGACGCATTTCTATGTCGTGATTGCTCCGCTAAAGTTGGCGCGCAGTTCTGGGGCACCCACGCGAGTCTTTGCCTTCGTATAGGTTTTCTAACTATGTGCTTCCGGGCTACCCTCCATTACATTACGGGTAGGTTTGCAGTGAATTCATACCCCGTTCAGGATAGCTAAGGTCCCTTCTAATGCCCTTGGATGCCATTCGCAAGTGAAGGAGGTAACCTGATACCGTAGTTAAAATAACAGAAAAATGATACCCAACATTCCTGAACCGATCTTGGATCTGTTACATGAAATTGGTGAAGTAGGTGGAAAGGGAACTTACCTCGTGGGTGGATTCGTCCGGGATCTCCTGCTCAAACGACCAAGTCTCGATATCGACATCGTTGTAGAAGGCGATGCGATCCGAGTTGCGAACACGATGTGTGAACGGTGGAACGGCACGCTGGAAACACACCCTCAATTTGGCACTGCAACCGTCACGCCTGTCGATGTTAACCTTCCTAAAGTGGATTTCGTTACCGCCCGTCGTGAAACTTATCAAGGGGCAGGGACGTTACCTACAGTATCACGAGGGACCCTCAGGGACGATTTACGAAGACGCGACTTTTCAATTAATGCCTTGGCAATGTGCTTAGACACACATACTTTTGGTGAGATCGTTGATAAAACCGGGGGTTTGGATGACCTCAAGACCCGGACAATTCGCGTCCTACATAAGCACAGTTTCACAGATGATCCGACGCGCATCTTTCGCGCTTTTCGATATGCCGGACGCTACGGATTTTCTATTCCTGAAACCGATATCGTTCTGATGCGGGAGGCACTCCCAGTCTTAGCACAACTCAGTGGTGAACGGATACGCAATGAGATTGAGAGAATACTGAGTGAAAAGAACGCACCGGAGATTGTTACACATCTTGCCCGGCTCGACGTATGGAAAACTATCTCTCAGGGATGGAATATACCGACGAGGTTTGCATGTGATTTTAAGAAAGCGGAACAAGCAACAAACTGGGTATCAACGTCCCTTAAAGACGAAGAGTTTCAGCCTGAACGGGTGCGCTGGATGGCATTTTTGGGAACCCGCACGCCGATATATCAGATCGAGGCACTCAGTTTCAGATTGGTATTGGAACATCAACTTCAACGCCTCATCAGCCGGGTCCAAGCCTCGCAACAGCAAGTTTCGCTTGAAAAGGTGACACACGATGCCTTTGCGAAACTCGGAATCTCATTATCGGATGATGCCTCCATTAACCCACAAAGTGGGAGATGGCGGATTGTCGATCCAAAGAACATGGCAACTTACGTATGTGGAGATGGAAATCTTTATCGGGTAGAAACACCGCTCACCGCTTACAAACAGTTGGAACAAACACTTGCGCCGTTGCAAGAGACAGTGAGACCGAGCGAGATTTATCAATCGCTAAAGTCTTATCCGATTGAGGCATTAGCACTCGGCTATGTGGATACGACCTTGCCGAAGTGGAAACGCGAAAAAATAAAAGACTACCTTTTTGTTCTGCGGAAGATAGAACCGTTTATCACAGGAAAAGACTTGATAGCGTTTGGCGAAAAACCGAGCCAGGCTTTTGAAACCCGACTTTGGAAATTGTTTGCGGCACAATTGGACGGAGAGATTACCAAGAAAGAGGAGGCTTATGCCCGATTGCGGACCTTTGTATAGCAAGATTTGGCTTACAAAGCGGCGGCAAATAAACGATGCCTAATTTCGACCCTTATGAAGCAATCCTTGTGGTTACACAGTTCATTATTCTGTTAACCTTTCATGAATGGGGACACGCCAAATCAGCGAACATGTTAGGGGATCCGACAGCGCGCGACCTTGGACGGATGTCGTTGAATCCGGGCGTACACATTGACATTATCGGCACATTGATACTTCCGTTGCTCGGCACGCTTTTTGGGGGCGGTTTCTTCGGTTGGGCAAAACCGGTGCCGGTCAACCCGTTCAACCTGAAAAATCCGAGAAGGGACATGATGCTTATCGCCGCTGCAGGTCCCTTCATGAATATTGTCCTCACTTTTGGAATTTTGGGAGTGATTCGGCTATTACTTGAATTTACCGCTTTTGATCCGGCGGGATCTCCACTTCATGCTGAGATTAACAGGCAATTAATTCGGACTGCCCTGATTAGTGTGTTTCTTGCAGCGTTTAACATGCTCCCACTTTTTCCGTTAGACGGTTTTAGTGTTGTGAGAGGTTTGCTCCCCGCAAGGACAGCGCACCAATTCGAGAAACTCAGTCCGTATGGAATGCCGATTCTGATGTGTCTCATCTTTCTACCGGGTATCTTCGGTATACCGAACTATGTGTTCGGGTTCTTGAGCAATATCAGTTTTGAAACCCTAAATCTGATTGCGAAAATTGTCGGTATTCGTTAGTCCGAAACGCGCAGCCTGCAACATCGGCGCAGGCGGATATACGGAGAGGCATATAAAAGTTCAAACCGACCTCACCGAACCGCAAGGTAAAATTAAAAGATGCTAACTGAAACAACGCCAACGCCCGCCTCTACAGCCCCAATATACTCCCTGAAGTTAGAAGGTTTCGAGGGACCGCTCGATCTGCTC is part of the Candidatus Poribacteria bacterium genome and encodes:
- a CDS encoding inositol-phosphate phosphatase codes for the protein MPSQFLTVALEASKNAEEIITAYYTGDAMKVEMKADETPVTLADRGAEKIIRETIKQTFPDHGFLGEEYGIEKGDSPYVWIIDPIDATKNYIRKIPIFGTQIALMKGEELILGVSNAPLLDELLYAEVGGGAFLNGEPITVSSVTQPEDAMVCHGGLKWFVEKGTFPGIYDFINDAARTRGFGDFYMYHLVASGRADAVVEAAISIWDIAAITVIVREAGGKVTDIQGQAITTDTNSLVATNGILHSTVLDYFKDA
- a CDS encoding site-2 protease family protein translates to MPNFDPYEAILVVTQFIILLTFHEWGHAKSANMLGDPTARDLGRMSLNPGVHIDIIGTLILPLLGTLFGGGFFGWAKPVPVNPFNLKNPRRDMMLIAAAGPFMNIVLTFGILGVIRLLLEFTAFDPAGSPLHAEINRQLIRTALISVFLAAFNMLPLFPLDGFSVVRGLLPARTAHQFEKLSPYGMPILMCLIFLPGIFGIPNYVFGFLSNISFETLNLIAKIVGIR
- a CDS encoding DUF393 domain-containing protein gives rise to the protein MQSRVNKPLLVYDNACDFCRYWVAQWQHVTADSIDYAPYQDVATQFPGIPLSAFENSVQLILQDGTVLSGAAAVLRALNNGLLLWCYYRLPGFAGVSEGIYRFVAQHRPFFSAMTRWLWGTHTERTVFCLSRWLFLRGLGCIYLIAFLSLWVQIHGLVGSNGILPAAQYLEAVREQIGTEGYYLVPTLFWLNASDVCLNLLCAGGVLLSFVLIAGFVPSFALIGLWTFYLSLVSVGQVFLSFQWDVLLLEAGFLAIFFAPLQLRERFTRALQPSTAFLWLFRWLLFRLMFASGFVKLASDEVWRNLTALNFHYETQPLPTWLGWYVHQLPEAFQKASVIGMFATELVVPFLIFAPRRLRTLGCIGLVGLQVLIILTGNYCFFNLLTIALCLLLIDDATWKGLLPRRLMPTIRFVEQPLHRYGRAGIAIVATLLFLLSGIRFGGQLFREIRFPDVAWITPFRSVNTYGLFADMTESRPEIIVEGSNDRIEWKTYPFRWKPGDLATAPKWVAPHQPRLDWQMWFAALQGSYQRTPWFLNFMGALLQGKPEVLQLLREDPFPDKPPRYIRATLYEYRFTDLATKRSEGTWWHREWKRIYCPAISLR
- a CDS encoding CCA tRNA nucleotidyltransferase, with translation MIPNIPEPILDLLHEIGEVGGKGTYLVGGFVRDLLLKRPSLDIDIVVEGDAIRVANTMCERWNGTLETHPQFGTATVTPVDVNLPKVDFVTARRETYQGAGTLPTVSRGTLRDDLRRRDFSINALAMCLDTHTFGEIVDKTGGLDDLKTRTIRVLHKHSFTDDPTRIFRAFRYAGRYGFSIPETDIVLMREALPVLAQLSGERIRNEIERILSEKNAPEIVTHLARLDVWKTISQGWNIPTRFACDFKKAEQATNWVSTSLKDEEFQPERVRWMAFLGTRTPIYQIEALSFRLVLEHQLQRLISRVQASQQQVSLEKVTHDAFAKLGISLSDDASINPQSGRWRIVDPKNMATYVCGDGNLYRVETPLTAYKQLEQTLAPLQETVRPSEIYQSLKSYPIEALALGYVDTTLPKWKREKIKDYLFVLRKIEPFITGKDLIAFGEKPSQAFETRLWKLFAAQLDGEITKKEEAYARLRTFV
- a CDS encoding cyclase family protein; translated protein: MHLDFQNVLDLSYVVDEKSPCELPIDPAKIYDQATLEKDGYFESRVDTSGHYSTHMDAPCLMYPGGATIAEIPKEKLTGHAVLIDFSAIKKPNDAVIAEDVKAWIAENGDIPEGSIVFMRTGMDRFVYQDNFNREWIGFSEDAAEFLVEKGIKVIGTDACSIDSVAGHPPLHDGLPPAHLVFLGAGIPHVEDLCNLSQLPTHFYVVIAPLKLARSSGAPTRVFAFV